The following proteins come from a genomic window of Companilactobacillus pabuli:
- a CDS encoding NAD(P)H-binding protein produces the protein MKKIVVNGIDGNFGSLVANYVQKLIPKEYLVFTAPREDKLKKYSDQGIKTAVADFNNPDTLVSAYKNADKVLLISMPFVGKKRRQAHKNVVNACVKAHVGQVIYTSVLSAGNPFNPSVENADHGYTESIIQNTDLDYIFLRNSLFAEAFISDYMRAVNGNEDSIEKNMGDGKVWFISRRDAALSAACALNNDLLHRAILNINGIEPFTYDKFLKIGNETTGNNIKYVRKTDQELYDYFDSIGVPRDTNGDFSKSPIQATSEGMVTFGTTVREGYLDVPVSDFSKLTGHSPITIKHMFENKDDFLLGDRHSTEK, from the coding sequence ATGAAAAAAATAGTAGTTAATGGAATAGATGGAAACTTTGGTTCATTAGTAGCAAATTACGTACAAAAATTGATTCCAAAAGAATATTTAGTATTTACAGCTCCTCGTGAGGATAAATTAAAGAAGTATTCTGATCAAGGAATCAAAACTGCCGTAGCTGATTTTAATAATCCTGATACTTTAGTATCAGCTTATAAAAATGCAGATAAAGTACTATTAATTTCAATGCCCTTTGTTGGTAAAAAACGTCGTCAAGCACACAAAAATGTTGTTAATGCCTGTGTCAAAGCACACGTTGGTCAAGTAATTTATACTTCAGTACTATCCGCTGGCAATCCTTTTAATCCAAGCGTAGAAAATGCAGACCATGGTTATACTGAGTCTATTATTCAAAATACAGATTTGGACTACATTTTCTTACGCAATTCTTTGTTTGCTGAAGCATTCATTTCAGATTATATGCGTGCCGTTAATGGTAATGAGGACAGTATCGAAAAGAATATGGGTGATGGTAAAGTTTGGTTCATATCAAGACGAGATGCTGCTTTAAGTGCTGCTTGTGCTTTGAATAACGATTTATTACACCGTGCTATTTTAAATATTAACGGAATCGAACCATTTACTTATGATAAATTCTTAAAGATTGGTAATGAAACTACTGGCAACAATATTAAATACGTTAGAAAAACTGATCAGGAATTATACGATTACTTTGATAGTATTGGTGTCCCACGTGATACTAATGGCGACTTTTCAAAGAGTCCTATTCAAGCAACTTCTGAAGGAATGGTAACATTCGGTACCACTGTCAGAGAAGGATATTTAGACGTTCCTGTTAGTGACTTTAGTAAACTAACAGGTCATAGTCCAATCACTATTAAACATATGTTTGAAAATAAAGATGACTTTCTATTGGGAGATCGTCATTCTACAGAAAAGTAA
- a CDS encoding SIS domain-containing protein translates to MVSYTTQNNLKEIVSNILKKQSDLKSIFFVGCGASLSELYGAAYFLKQNALNLHVEWIQANEFNYSHPKLANKTAAVIVASLSGETKESVHAVKKAESLGCHTIALTHVPESSLTKDADYTVVHSFFEDYASKAAKQKNALGLAVEFLQQVEGFDLYSKMKQGLDVVDDITNFAADSVKKEAIEFGKKYKDESTIYTLASGANYGVGYSTANFIFMEMQWISSPILDSGEYFHGPFELTVKDAPYLLFMSDGKTRHLDARALEFFQKYNAKYTVIDAKDFWLDSKMSSEIVDYFDPLVLTGVMRVYAEELSKARKHPLSKRRYMWKLENY, encoded by the coding sequence ATGGTTAGTTACACAACACAAAATAATTTAAAGGAAATTGTTTCTAATATTTTAAAAAAGCAATCTGATTTAAAAAGTATTTTCTTTGTTGGATGTGGTGCTTCTTTGTCAGAATTATATGGAGCGGCATATTTTTTAAAACAAAATGCCCTTAACCTCCATGTTGAATGGATCCAAGCAAATGAATTCAATTATTCACATCCTAAATTAGCTAATAAAACTGCTGCTGTCATTGTTGCTTCACTTAGTGGTGAGACTAAAGAATCGGTTCATGCTGTTAAAAAAGCTGAATCTTTAGGGTGTCATACTATTGCATTAACTCATGTTCCAGAATCTAGTCTTACAAAAGATGCCGATTATACGGTGGTTCATTCTTTCTTTGAAGACTATGCATCAAAAGCTGCTAAGCAAAAGAATGCTTTAGGGCTTGCTGTTGAATTTCTACAGCAAGTGGAAGGATTCGATTTATACAGTAAAATGAAACAAGGACTTGACGTAGTAGATGATATTACCAACTTTGCAGCAGATAGTGTTAAAAAAGAAGCTATTGAATTTGGAAAAAAGTATAAAGATGAATCCACGATATATACATTAGCAAGCGGAGCAAATTATGGAGTTGGATATTCTACAGCTAACTTTATTTTTATGGAAATGCAATGGATTTCTAGTCCAATTCTAGATAGTGGGGAGTACTTCCATGGACCATTTGAATTAACGGTAAAAGATGCACCATATTTGTTGTTCATGTCCGATGGTAAAACCCGTCATTTGGATGCCAGGGCACTAGAGTTTTTCCAAAAATACAATGCAAAATATACTGTAATTGATGCTAAAGATTTTTGGTTAGATAGTAAAATGAGTTCGGAAATAGTCGATTATTTTGATCCGTTGGTATTAACAGGAGTTATGAGAGTCTATGCAGAAGAGCTTTCTAAGGCAAGAAAGCATCCACTTAGTAAAAGAAGGTATATGTGGAAACTAGAGAATTACTAA
- a CDS encoding PfkB family carbohydrate kinase, whose translation MKVIGVGDNVVDMYLDQGKMYLGGNALNFSNFARELGVKSSFIGNFGTDEIANYAKRALNKLNIDISHSHTLNGENGRSRVALKNHDRVFIDSNNGGVLKQGLNMTSRDIDYINQFDIVHFNINGNANQYLTNIKGPTLIYDFSDLYEINDIKRIAQYIDIACFSVGSMSDQNISKMVKEINSFGIMDILITRGSYGAYFFHDSKRYIQKPVKVTVVDTMGAGDAFITSFVIKYKETDCIEESLKFAAEYASQQVQRHGSFNNPEKIPSKYNVI comes from the coding sequence ATGAAAGTTATTGGTGTTGGAGACAATGTTGTCGATATGTATTTAGATCAAGGAAAAATGTATCTCGGAGGAAATGCATTAAATTTTTCAAATTTTGCACGAGAATTAGGAGTAAAATCTTCTTTTATTGGTAACTTTGGTACTGATGAAATCGCCAATTATGCAAAAAGAGCATTAAATAAATTGAATATAGATATCTCACATAGCCACACGTTAAACGGAGAAAATGGGCGATCAAGAGTGGCATTGAAGAACCACGATAGAGTCTTCATTGATAGCAATAATGGTGGGGTATTGAAACAAGGCCTGAACATGACCTCACGGGATATTGATTATATCAATCAGTTTGATATTGTTCATTTCAATATTAACGGTAATGCTAATCAATATTTGACGAATATTAAAGGACCAACCCTCATTTATGATTTTTCCGATTTATATGAAATCAATGATATTAAGAGAATTGCTCAATATATAGATATTGCTTGTTTTTCGGTTGGCTCAATGTCTGATCAAAATATCTCTAAGATGGTTAAAGAAATTAATTCTTTTGGTATTATGGATATTTTAATCACGCGTGGATCATATGGTGCGTACTTCTTTCACGACTCTAAAAGGTATATTCAAAAGCCCGTTAAGGTCACTGTCGTGGATACAATGGGAGCTGGTGATGCATTCATCACGAGTTTTGTAATAAAGTATAAGGAAACAGATTGTATTGAAGAATCGTTAAAATTTGCTGCTGAATACGCATCTCAACAAGTACAACGACATGGTTCTTTTAATAATCCGGAAAAAATCCCAAGTAAGTATAACGTTATATAA